In Danaus plexippus chromosome 14, MEX_DaPlex, whole genome shotgun sequence, a single genomic region encodes these proteins:
- the LOC116769536 gene encoding uncharacterized protein LOC116769536 isoform X2, protein MLPQLAVSAKILCLLMVVICGAVPSIRSVRLYSQCSHMYVNVFQNGTVMALSDGNDQPNLTISTRGVSLDLLIHSPVQDMYLCFNRSRLVGRRLTRFQAERQPTCLFKEEFVDGYNRYHLVKNKDRYIGFNRKGIQMRRGKSHIPDRQHKCFSFIKQAHDFDINRHNTMIAGDPPKWRPQRRQRPPSQNSIKTPCHLRHNHGRHQRRRNCEGT, encoded by the exons AT GTTACCACAGCTTGCCGTCTCTGCGAAGATATTGTGCCTCCTGATG GTGGTGATTTGCGGCGCGGTGCCATCGATTCGATCGGTTCGCCTCTACAGCCAGTGCTCGCACATGTATGTGAACGTGTTCCAAAACGGCACTGTTATGGCCCTCTCCGATGGAAACGATCAAC cgAATCTCACCATCAGCACACGCGGAGTGAGTCTAGATCTGCTCATCCACTCGCCTGTGCAGGACATGTACCTGTGCTTCAACCGCTCGCGTTTGGTCGGCAGGAGattg ACGAGATTCCAAGCCGAAAGACAACCGACTTGTCTCTTCAAAGAGGAATTTGTGGACGGCTACAACAGATATCATTTGGTGAAGAACAAGGATCGATACATAGGCTTCAACAGAAAGGGAATACAAATGAGACGCGGGAAGAGTCACATTCCCGATCGACAGCACAAGTGTTTCTCGTTCATAAAGCAAGCCCACGACTTCGACATCAACAGACACAACACTATGATAGCCGGCGATCCTCCGAAGTGGCGCCCGCAGCGTAGACAACGGCCACCGTCGCAGAATTCCATAAAAACGCCCTGCCACCTCCGCCACAATCATGGCAGGCATCAGAGGCGGAGGAACTGCGAGGGCACGTAG